A portion of the Microlunatus phosphovorus NM-1 genome contains these proteins:
- a CDS encoding DEAD/DEAH box helicase family protein, which translates to MQLLLIVGPPAVGKMSVGRRIAERSDFRLFHNHHTIEPLVEVFGYGTPPFNILNSEFRRRVVEEAATHGIDLIFTYVWDLEDPADTEAVRQLVTPYLGNRGQLAVVELCADLEERLVRNRGESRLAAKPTKRDLAWSEANVRTLEGLVLNTDPSGMRSTPADSFLALHPHLRLDTNELSEDDAATAILAWLADLQREDLDP; encoded by the coding sequence ATGCAGCTTCTGCTGATCGTCGGGCCGCCTGCGGTCGGGAAGATGTCCGTGGGACGACGGATAGCCGAACGTAGCGACTTCCGGCTATTCCACAACCACCATACGATCGAGCCGCTCGTCGAGGTGTTCGGCTACGGAACACCGCCGTTCAACATCTTGAACAGCGAGTTTCGCCGCCGGGTGGTCGAGGAGGCGGCAACCCACGGCATCGACCTCATCTTCACCTATGTCTGGGACCTGGAGGATCCAGCGGACACCGAGGCCGTCAGGCAGCTGGTGACGCCCTATCTCGGCAATCGCGGGCAGCTTGCCGTTGTCGAGCTCTGTGCCGATCTCGAAGAAAGACTCGTCCGGAACCGTGGCGAGAGTCGGCTGGCCGCCAAACCGACGAAGCGGGACCTCGCGTGGTCCGAGGCGAACGTACGGACGCTCGAGGGCCTGGTCCTCAACACAGATCCGTCCGGGATGCGTTCGACTCCGGCTGACTCCTTCCTCGCCCTCCATCCGCATCTTCGCCTGGATACCAACGAGCTGTCCGAGGACGACGCCGCAACTGCCATCCTCGCTTGGTTGGCGGACCTGCAGCGAGAGGATCTTGACCCCTGA
- a CDS encoding PLDc N-terminal domain-containing protein, with amino-acid sequence MTTNKKWKDLTPAQQAGVGLLGVVQIGLLIAAQVDLSKRRADQVNGPKTLWRLLSFVNFLGPLTYFAVGRRR; translated from the coding sequence ATGACTACCAACAAGAAGTGGAAAGACCTGACGCCGGCCCAGCAGGCCGGAGTCGGTCTGCTGGGCGTCGTCCAGATCGGACTGCTGATCGCGGCGCAAGTCGACCTCAGCAAGCGCCGGGCGGATCAGGTCAACGGCCCGAAAACACTCTGGCGACTGCTGAGCTTCGTCAACTTCCTCGGACCGTTGACCTACTTTGCCGTCGGACGCCGCCGCTGA
- the pheS gene encoding phenylalanine--tRNA ligase subunit alpha yields the protein MSGPNTSYDPVQVTPLDADHVEAAVAEALAAFAAATSLAELKAARLAHAGDKSPIALANREIGSLPPQARKDAGRRIGQARGQINAALKAREAEIAEVELANRLIDERVDVTLPVDLGPEGAIHPITALMDQMIDVFVAMGWEVAEGPEMEAEWLNFDALNFIPDHPARTMQDTLFVGEPDSGVVLRTHTSPVQARALLDRELPVYVVCPGKVYRADEYDATHLPVFHQIEGLVVDKGITLGDLRGTLDHFARAMFGDTRTRMRPNYFPFTEPSAEVDLQCFVCHGSSVGNPDQPCRTCRSEGWIEWGGCGVVNPRVLEACGVDSSVYSGFAFGMGVDRTLMFRNDAEDMRDMIEGDVRYSRSLQGLAR from the coding sequence ATGTCCGGCCCGAACACGAGCTACGACCCAGTCCAGGTCACTCCGTTGGACGCCGACCACGTCGAGGCGGCCGTCGCCGAGGCGCTGGCCGCGTTTGCGGCGGCGACTTCGCTGGCCGAGCTCAAGGCCGCCCGGCTGGCCCACGCCGGCGACAAGTCGCCGATCGCGCTGGCGAACCGGGAGATCGGTTCGCTGCCACCACAAGCGCGCAAGGATGCCGGCCGCCGGATCGGGCAAGCCCGCGGCCAGATCAACGCCGCGTTGAAGGCTCGCGAGGCCGAGATTGCCGAGGTCGAATTGGCCAACCGGCTGATCGATGAGCGGGTCGATGTCACGCTGCCGGTCGACCTCGGACCCGAGGGTGCGATCCATCCGATCACCGCGTTGATGGACCAGATGATCGATGTCTTCGTCGCGATGGGCTGGGAGGTCGCCGAAGGTCCGGAGATGGAGGCCGAGTGGCTCAACTTCGACGCCCTCAACTTCATCCCCGATCATCCGGCCCGGACCATGCAGGACACCCTGTTCGTCGGTGAGCCGGACAGTGGAGTGGTGCTGCGTACCCATACGTCGCCTGTGCAGGCCCGGGCGCTGCTCGACCGCGAGCTGCCGGTCTATGTCGTGTGCCCGGGCAAGGTCTATCGAGCCGACGAGTACGACGCGACCCATCTGCCGGTGTTCCACCAGATCGAGGGCCTGGTCGTGGACAAGGGCATCACTCTGGGCGACCTGCGCGGCACGCTGGACCATTTCGCCCGTGCGATGTTCGGTGATACCCGGACCCGGATGCGGCCCAACTACTTCCCGTTCACCGAGCCGTCGGCCGAGGTCGATCTGCAGTGCTTCGTGTGCCACGGCTCCTCGGTGGGCAATCCGGATCAGCCCTGCCGGACCTGCCGGAGCGAGGGTTGGATCGAATGGGGCGGCTGCGGAGTCGTCAACCCCCGGGTCCTCGAGGCCTGCGGAGTGGATTCATCCGTCTACTCCGGGTTCGCGTTCGGGATGGGCGTGGACCGCACTTTGATGTTCCGTAACGATGCCGAGGACATGCGCGACATGATCGAGGGAGACGTCCGCTACAGCCGCTCACTGCAGGGGCTGGCCCGATGA
- the pheT gene encoding phenylalanine--tRNA ligase subunit beta yields MRAPLRWLRDYAALPADIDGRGLAEELIRAGLEVETVEQAGADVTGPLVVGRVLSYVDEPQKNGKTIRWCRVDVGPEHNDPAEGDLPASRGIVCGAHNFAVGDLVVVSLPGAVLPGGFAIAARKTYGHISDGMICSARELGLGDDHAGIMVLHPDAEGGVEPVSGADAVTVLHLRDEVLDIAVTPDRGYCLSLRGLARESAQATGVAFTDPVWLTTPTPRVDGYPVHSKSAACPLFTAVTVTGIDPSRPSPRWLARRVQLAGMRSISLTVDITNYVMLETGQPIHAYDADLLDGPIVVRRAEPGEKLTTLDDVVRDLDPEDLLITDGSGPIGLAGVMGGATTEINPNTTNVVIEAAHFDAMTIARTSRRHKLSSEASRRFERGVDPAAAYAAAHRVAELLVMLAGGTIESAETVVGEVPASGSTTIAADLPGRILGTEVAPDTVIELLEAVGASVVAEGEELTITPPSWRPDLTDPYDYVEEVGRLIGYDTIEPTVPRAPVGRGLTPAQKGRRAVTAAVVAAGFVEVLSFPFASVEDLDKLGVPADDRRRLLNRIANPLAETSPYLRTSVLPGLFAAVARNRSRGNDDLALFETGSVFYAAESVASAPRPSVSHRPSDDEFAAMQAALGEQPKHLAAVVTGNWLPAGWQGPAQAAGWQQAIAAAEVAARALGVTLVRRAAEQAPWHPGRCAEISTVDGVVLGYAGELHPTAIAAFGLPERTAAAEIDLSALLAAAPPRGSVTAISSYPVAKEDVALIVGSDVPAAAVEAALRSGAGPLLESIQLFDIYTGSQVGEGRKSLAFALRFRAPDRTLTDAESGAARDAAVAVAVAEVGAEPRVL; encoded by the coding sequence ATGAGGGCGCCGCTGCGCTGGCTGCGCGACTACGCCGCGCTGCCTGCCGATATCGACGGTCGCGGTCTGGCCGAGGAGTTGATCCGCGCCGGTCTGGAGGTCGAGACCGTCGAGCAGGCGGGCGCCGATGTGACCGGTCCGCTCGTGGTCGGACGAGTGCTGAGTTACGTCGACGAGCCGCAGAAGAACGGCAAGACCATCCGTTGGTGCCGGGTCGATGTCGGTCCGGAGCACAATGACCCGGCCGAAGGTGACCTGCCAGCCTCCCGGGGGATCGTCTGCGGGGCGCACAACTTCGCCGTCGGTGACTTGGTGGTCGTGTCACTGCCGGGTGCGGTGTTGCCGGGTGGCTTCGCGATCGCGGCGCGGAAGACGTACGGGCACATCTCGGACGGGATGATCTGTTCGGCGCGCGAGCTCGGACTCGGCGACGACCACGCCGGGATCATGGTGCTGCATCCCGATGCCGAGGGAGGCGTGGAACCGGTGTCCGGCGCCGATGCGGTGACCGTGCTGCACCTGCGAGATGAGGTGTTGGACATCGCCGTCACCCCGGACCGCGGCTACTGTCTCTCGCTGCGCGGACTGGCACGGGAGTCGGCGCAGGCCACCGGCGTGGCGTTCACCGACCCGGTCTGGCTGACCACGCCAACCCCGCGGGTCGACGGCTACCCCGTCCACAGCAAGTCAGCTGCCTGCCCGCTCTTCACCGCGGTCACTGTGACCGGCATCGATCCGTCCCGGCCCAGCCCACGCTGGCTGGCCCGCCGGGTGCAGCTGGCCGGGATGCGGTCCATCTCACTGACCGTCGACATCACCAACTACGTGATGCTGGAGACCGGGCAGCCGATCCATGCCTACGACGCCGATCTGCTGGACGGTCCGATCGTGGTCCGTCGGGCCGAACCGGGGGAGAAGCTCACCACCTTGGATGATGTGGTCCGCGATCTCGACCCCGAGGACCTGCTGATCACCGACGGCAGCGGGCCGATCGGCCTGGCCGGTGTGATGGGCGGCGCCACCACCGAGATCAACCCGAACACCACCAACGTGGTGATCGAGGCCGCCCACTTCGATGCGATGACGATCGCCCGAACCTCTCGTCGCCACAAGCTGAGCTCGGAGGCGTCGCGGCGATTCGAGCGTGGAGTCGACCCGGCGGCGGCGTACGCGGCAGCACATCGCGTCGCGGAGCTGCTCGTCATGCTGGCCGGTGGCACCATCGAGTCGGCCGAGACGGTCGTCGGCGAGGTGCCGGCGAGTGGCTCGACCACGATCGCCGCCGACCTGCCGGGACGGATCCTGGGCACGGAGGTTGCCCCCGACACCGTGATCGAGCTACTCGAGGCGGTCGGTGCCTCGGTCGTGGCCGAGGGGGAAGAGTTGACGATCACGCCGCCGAGCTGGCGGCCCGATCTGACCGATCCGTACGACTACGTCGAGGAGGTCGGACGGCTGATCGGCTATGACACGATCGAGCCGACCGTGCCGCGGGCTCCCGTAGGTCGCGGGTTGACGCCGGCGCAGAAGGGCCGGCGTGCGGTCACCGCCGCGGTCGTGGCGGCCGGCTTCGTCGAGGTGCTCAGCTTCCCGTTCGCCTCCGTTGAGGACCTGGACAAGCTGGGCGTACCGGCCGATGATCGGCGGCGGCTGCTGAACCGGATCGCCAATCCGCTGGCCGAGACCTCGCCTTATTTACGGACCAGCGTGTTGCCCGGACTGTTCGCCGCCGTCGCCCGCAACCGGAGTCGCGGCAACGACGATCTGGCGTTGTTCGAGACCGGTTCGGTGTTCTATGCCGCCGAGTCCGTGGCATCAGCGCCACGTCCGTCGGTGTCCCATCGGCCCAGTGACGACGAGTTCGCCGCCATGCAGGCGGCGCTCGGCGAGCAGCCGAAACACCTGGCTGCGGTTGTGACCGGCAACTGGCTCCCTGCCGGCTGGCAGGGTCCGGCGCAGGCCGCCGGCTGGCAGCAGGCGATTGCGGCGGCCGAAGTCGCGGCGCGAGCGCTCGGGGTGACGCTGGTACGCCGGGCCGCTGAGCAGGCTCCGTGGCACCCGGGTCGATGCGCGGAGATCTCGACCGTTGATGGGGTGGTGCTCGGCTACGCCGGTGAGCTGCACCCGACCGCGATCGCGGCCTTCGGGCTGCCCGAGCGGACGGCAGCGGCCGAGATCGACCTGTCCGCGCTGCTGGCTGCCGCCCCACCACGGGGGAGTGTCACGGCGATCTCGTCCTATCCGGTAGCCAAGGAAGACGTGGCGTTGATCGTCGGCTCCGACGTGCCTGCGGCAGCGGTCGAGGCTGCGCTGCGCAGCGGCGCGGGGCCGCTGTTGGAGTCGATCCAGCTGTTCGACATCTACACCGGCTCGCAGGTGGGCGAGGGGCGGAAGTCTCTGGCCTTCGCGCTGCGCTTCCGCGCCCCTGACCGTACGCTCACCGACGCCGAGAGCGGTGCCGCCCGGGACGCTGCCGTGGCGGTCGCGGTGGCCGAGGTCGGTGCCGAGCCGCGAGTTCTCTGA
- the rplT gene encoding 50S ribosomal protein L20, with protein MARVKRSVNAQKKRREVLEQASGYRGQRSRLYRKAKEQITHSGVYAYRDRRAKKGDFRKLWIQRINAAVRAEGMTYNRFISGLKTAEVEVDRKILADLAVTDPKAFAALVEVAKAHQPAPAAAASAA; from the coding sequence ATGGCTCGCGTCAAGCGCTCAGTCAATGCCCAGAAGAAGCGTCGGGAGGTCCTCGAGCAGGCGTCCGGTTACCGGGGCCAGCGCTCCCGGCTGTACCGCAAGGCCAAGGAGCAGATCACTCACTCCGGCGTCTACGCCTACCGTGACCGCCGCGCCAAGAAGGGCGACTTCCGCAAGCTGTGGATTCAGCGGATCAACGCCGCAGTCCGCGCCGAGGGGATGACCTACAACCGGTTCATCTCCGGGCTGAAGACCGCTGAGGTCGAGGTCGACCGCAAGATCCTCGCCGACCTCGCCGTCACCGACCCGAAGGCGTTCGCCGCATTGGTCGAGGTCGCCAAGGCCCATCAGCCGGCCCCGGCCGCCGCCGCGTCGGCTGCCTGA
- a CDS encoding TrmH family RNA methyltransferase: MRSARRLLRRKDRLALGEFLAEGRQAVSEALAADGVVRRVLVGETAVDAHQDLLNIAARANVPVATATAKTIGELSDTVTPQGILAICRTVDVPLEHALIADARLVVLCDQIRDPGNLGTVIRCADAFGADAVLISTESVDLYNPKTVRASTGSIFHLPLSVGVDLAEAATMARDAGLAVFGADGAADCTVDDLATAGELAAPTLWVFGNEAWGLPAEHVALLDRLVALPIYGRAESLNLSTAAAVLLYASATAQRATGG; the protein is encoded by the coding sequence CTGCGGTCGGCTCGTCGCCTGCTACGCCGCAAGGACCGGCTCGCCCTCGGCGAGTTCTTGGCGGAGGGCCGCCAGGCGGTCTCCGAGGCGCTCGCCGCTGACGGGGTCGTACGCCGAGTGCTGGTCGGCGAAACCGCCGTTGACGCACATCAAGACCTGCTGAATATCGCCGCACGGGCGAACGTGCCGGTGGCGACGGCGACCGCCAAGACCATCGGCGAGCTCAGCGACACTGTGACTCCACAAGGCATCCTGGCGATCTGCCGCACCGTCGACGTGCCGCTGGAACACGCCCTGATCGCCGACGCCCGACTGGTTGTGCTCTGTGACCAGATCCGCGACCCCGGCAACCTCGGCACCGTGATCCGCTGCGCGGACGCCTTCGGGGCCGACGCCGTGCTCATCTCGACCGAGTCGGTCGACCTCTACAACCCCAAGACCGTCCGGGCCAGCACGGGCAGCATCTTCCACTTGCCCCTCTCTGTCGGTGTCGATCTCGCCGAGGCTGCCACGATGGCCCGCGACGCCGGGTTGGCCGTGTTCGGCGCCGACGGTGCGGCTGACTGCACCGTCGACGATCTGGCGACCGCTGGTGAGCTCGCCGCACCCACGCTCTGGGTGTTCGGCAACGAGGCGTGGGGCCTGCCCGCCGAGCACGTCGCCCTGCTGGACCGACTGGTCGCCCTGCCGATCTATGGCCGAGCTGAGAGCCTGAATCTCTCCACCGCGGCCGCAGTGCTGCTCTATGCGAGCGCCACGGCCCAACGAGCTACCGGCGGGTGA
- the hisG gene encoding ATP phosphoribosyltransferase, with protein MIRIAVPNKGSLSEAAAQMLREAGYAQRTDPKELVLLDEANGVEFFYLRPRDIAVYVGEGTLDVGITGRDMLIDSAAHADEVMPLGFGRSRFRFAAPAGSQHTIDDLHEQRLATSYPGLVGGYLAERGVHPRLITLDGAVETAIRLGVADAIADVVETGTTLRQAGLELFGEPILHSEAVLIKRRDTEAPTGLEQLQRRLNGVLVARNYVMMDYDVSDEHVDLACSITPGLESPTVARLAKEGWLAVRAMVPRTEAQQIMDDLWAIGARAILVTDIAACRL; from the coding sequence TTGATCAGGATCGCGGTGCCCAATAAGGGCTCGCTGTCCGAAGCTGCGGCGCAGATGCTGCGTGAGGCCGGGTACGCCCAGCGCACCGATCCCAAGGAGTTGGTGCTGCTGGACGAGGCCAACGGGGTCGAGTTCTTCTATCTGCGGCCGCGCGACATCGCCGTGTACGTGGGGGAGGGCACTCTCGATGTCGGGATCACCGGCCGGGACATGCTGATTGACTCCGCCGCCCACGCCGACGAGGTGATGCCGCTCGGCTTCGGTCGCAGCCGATTCCGGTTCGCCGCACCGGCCGGCAGTCAGCACACGATCGATGATCTGCACGAGCAGCGGCTGGCGACCTCCTATCCGGGACTGGTCGGTGGCTATCTCGCCGAGCGAGGCGTCCACCCGCGGCTGATCACCCTGGACGGTGCCGTGGAGACCGCTATCCGGTTGGGGGTGGCCGATGCGATCGCCGACGTCGTCGAGACGGGTACGACGCTGCGGCAGGCCGGTCTGGAGCTGTTCGGGGAGCCGATCCTGCATTCCGAGGCGGTGCTGATCAAGCGGCGGGACACCGAGGCGCCGACCGGTCTGGAGCAGTTGCAGCGCCGACTGAACGGCGTGCTGGTCGCGCGCAACTACGTGATGATGGACTACGACGTCAGCGACGAGCATGTCGACCTGGCCTGCTCGATCACTCCCGGCCTGGAGTCGCCGACCGTCGCACGGTTGGCGAAGGAGGGTTGGCTGGCGGTCCGGGCCATGGTGCCGCGGACCGAGGCGCAGCAGATCATGGATGACCTGTGGGCGATCGGCGCTCGGGCCATCCTGGTCACCGACATCGCGGCCTGCCGCCTGTAG
- a CDS encoding SseB family protein codes for MPADPRHPGGHERTLAPSPFPGDDGVAQQDVRRALARFAASHSPEDYLRAVAVLCGDRVLVPVVATATRLGTTTGGLTSDKEAEMAVVMMQRADGGKALLGFTGLDALQSWDPRARPVPVTLDKVAETAMAESAVAVLIDVGGPYPLVIDGEVLAALAQGHRLVDLGDGFGWAMPAGM; via the coding sequence ATGCCTGCTGATCCCCGACACCCCGGCGGCCACGAGCGCACCCTGGCGCCGTCGCCGTTCCCCGGTGACGACGGAGTGGCGCAGCAGGATGTGCGTCGGGCCCTGGCCCGATTCGCCGCCAGCCACAGTCCGGAGGACTATCTGCGTGCGGTCGCGGTTCTGTGCGGTGACCGGGTGCTGGTCCCGGTCGTCGCCACGGCCACGCGGCTGGGCACCACCACCGGCGGACTGACCTCGGACAAGGAGGCCGAGATGGCGGTGGTGATGATGCAGCGTGCCGACGGAGGCAAGGCGTTGCTCGGGTTCACCGGGCTGGACGCGCTGCAGTCCTGGGATCCGCGGGCCCGTCCCGTACCGGTCACGCTCGACAAGGTCGCCGAGACCGCCATGGCAGAGAGCGCGGTGGCGGTCTTGATCGATGTCGGCGGGCCATACCCGTTGGTCATCGATGGCGAGGTGTTGGCCGCGTTGGCCCAGGGGCACCGGCTGGTCGATCTCGGTGACGGCTTCGGCTGGGCCATGCCCGCCGGGATGTGA
- the rpmI gene encoding 50S ribosomal protein L35, whose translation MPKMKTHSGAKKRFKVTGSGKLMHRKAGKMHLNEHKPSTRTRRLAGDKVLAPGDAAKARKLLGL comes from the coding sequence ATGCCGAAGATGAAGACGCACTCCGGTGCGAAGAAGCGGTTCAAGGTGACCGGTTCGGGCAAGCTCATGCACCGCAAGGCGGGCAAGATGCACCTGAACGAGCACAAGCCGAGCACCCGCACCCGTCGGCTGGCCGGCGACAAGGTGCTTGCGCCGGGCGACGCGGCCAAGGCCCGCAAGCTGCTGGGCCTCTAG
- the mshC gene encoding cysteine--1-D-myo-inosityl 2-amino-2-deoxy-alpha-D-glucopyranoside ligase, with product MRAWTAPEVPRLDRVAEQPGLRLFDTARRQLVPAGPPPAEGRPARFYVCGITPYDATHIGHANTYVSFDLLNRVWRDAGLEVVYVQNVTDVDDPLLERAEATGVDWQQLAADQTELFRTDMTALNVIPPAYYVGAVESVSEVIALIADLQAKGAIYAVDDAEYPDLYFSQDSDAAFGSLSHLDEEEALSIFAERGGDPDRPGKKNPLDCLVWRLQRPGEPGWESPFGVGRPGWHIECTAIALNRIGAGFDVQAGGSDLIFPHHEMCASEGRVATGEPFAQVYAHSGMVGLDGEKMSKSKGNLVLVSRLRTSGVDPMAIRLALLAQHYRDDWMWTDEVLTAATQRLDRWREAVRLDAGLNADDVVTAIRAALANDLNAPAALAAVDGWAGASTVIDGDDTEAPSLVARAVDALLGVRL from the coding sequence ATGCGCGCATGGACCGCCCCTGAGGTGCCCCGGCTCGATCGTGTTGCGGAGCAGCCCGGATTGCGGCTGTTCGACACGGCGCGACGGCAGCTGGTGCCCGCCGGTCCGCCTCCGGCCGAAGGCCGGCCGGCCCGGTTCTATGTCTGTGGCATCACGCCGTACGACGCCACGCACATCGGCCATGCGAACACATACGTGTCCTTCGACCTGCTCAACCGGGTCTGGCGCGATGCCGGGCTGGAGGTCGTCTACGTGCAGAACGTCACCGACGTCGACGACCCGTTGCTGGAGCGCGCGGAGGCGACCGGTGTCGACTGGCAGCAGCTCGCGGCCGATCAGACCGAGCTCTTCCGCACCGATATGACCGCGTTGAACGTGATCCCCCCGGCGTACTACGTGGGAGCGGTGGAGTCCGTCTCCGAGGTCATCGCGCTGATCGCGGACCTGCAGGCGAAGGGCGCGATCTATGCCGTCGACGATGCGGAGTACCCCGACCTCTATTTCTCTCAGGACAGTGACGCGGCGTTCGGCTCGCTCTCCCACCTCGACGAGGAGGAGGCGCTGTCGATCTTCGCCGAACGGGGCGGCGACCCCGACCGACCGGGTAAGAAGAACCCGCTGGACTGTCTGGTCTGGCGACTGCAACGACCCGGTGAACCGGGCTGGGAATCGCCGTTCGGTGTCGGCCGCCCCGGCTGGCACATCGAGTGCACCGCGATCGCACTCAACCGGATCGGCGCCGGCTTCGACGTCCAGGCCGGCGGCTCGGACCTGATCTTCCCGCATCACGAGATGTGCGCCTCCGAGGGCCGGGTTGCGACCGGCGAGCCCTTCGCCCAGGTGTATGCGCACAGCGGCATGGTCGGCCTGGACGGGGAGAAGATGTCGAAGTCCAAGGGCAATCTGGTGCTGGTCTCCCGGCTGCGGACCAGTGGCGTCGATCCGATGGCGATCCGGCTGGCGCTGCTCGCCCAGCACTACCGGGACGACTGGATGTGGACCGACGAGGTGCTGACCGCGGCGACGCAGCGGCTCGACCGGTGGCGCGAAGCGGTCCGGCTGGACGCTGGACTCAATGCCGACGATGTGGTGACTGCGATCCGGGCCGCGCTGGCGAACGATCTCAATGCTCCGGCCGCGTTGGCCGCCGTCGACGGCTGGGCCGGCGCCTCGACCGTGATCGACGGTGACGACACCGAGGCTCCCTCGCTGGTGGCGCGCGCCGTGGACGCGCTGCTCGGTGTGCGCCTCTAG
- a CDS encoding PH domain-containing protein, which produces MTESADRTIVYRSTRLRVLVLVASVSLVLLSGLFWVALPANLKAQFTLSQAMTLLGILVFFVGALLIVGSGVVRAEPDALYFRNGLSRHRYPWSQVSRVVLRPGDAWAQVLLVPLDRPVDEPADLEHRMLMGIQTGDGQYALDAIGELNRRANAAG; this is translated from the coding sequence ATGACCGAGTCAGCTGATCGCACGATCGTCTACCGCTCGACCCGGTTGCGGGTCCTGGTCTTGGTGGCCTCTGTCTCGCTGGTGTTGCTCAGCGGGTTGTTCTGGGTGGCGCTGCCGGCCAATCTGAAGGCACAGTTCACGCTGTCCCAGGCGATGACGCTGCTGGGCATCCTGGTCTTCTTCGTTGGTGCGCTGCTGATCGTCGGTAGCGGCGTCGTACGCGCTGAGCCCGACGCACTGTATTTTCGCAACGGACTGAGCCGGCATCGCTACCCCTGGTCACAGGTGAGCCGGGTGGTGCTGCGACCCGGTGACGCCTGGGCCCAGGTGTTGCTGGTGCCGCTGGACCGCCCGGTCGACGAGCCGGCCGACCTGGAGCATCGGATGCTGATGGGGATCCAGACCGGTGACGGCCAGTACGCCCTCGACGCGATCGGCGAACTCAATCGCCGCGCTAACGCCGCCGGCTAG
- the infC gene encoding translation initiation factor IF-3 produces MAAPAAKPDRSPPTAKDPLRHKNAHGGPISSTEPRINDRIRVPEVRLVGPAGEQVGIVRIDDALRLAREAELDLVEVAPMARPPVAKLMDYGKFKYENAQKARESRRNQTNTVIKEMKLRPKIDSHDYETKKGHVVRFLKAGDKVKITIMFRGREQSRPELGYNLLRKLAQDVDEFGFVESAPKQDGRNMLMVLGPLKKKTEARADVRAERDRRAAERAADAEAERTEQEARRIQAAAEQAPRRRRGPADNLDPDVDL; encoded by the coding sequence ATGGCGGCTCCAGCAGCCAAGCCGGACCGATCGCCCCCGACGGCGAAGGATCCTCTTCGCCACAAGAACGCACATGGAGGACCAATCAGCAGCACTGAACCGCGGATCAACGACCGCATTCGCGTCCCCGAGGTCCGTCTCGTCGGCCCAGCCGGCGAGCAGGTGGGGATCGTACGCATCGATGACGCTCTGCGCCTGGCGCGTGAGGCCGAGCTCGACCTCGTCGAGGTCGCACCCATGGCCCGGCCGCCGGTCGCCAAGCTCATGGACTACGGCAAGTTCAAGTACGAGAACGCCCAGAAGGCCCGCGAGAGTCGCCGCAACCAGACGAACACCGTGATCAAGGAGATGAAGCTCCGGCCCAAGATCGACAGCCACGACTACGAGACCAAGAAGGGTCACGTCGTGCGCTTCCTCAAGGCCGGTGACAAGGTCAAGATCACGATCATGTTCCGTGGCCGGGAGCAGTCGCGTCCTGAGCTGGGCTACAACCTGTTGCGCAAGCTGGCCCAGGACGTGGACGAGTTCGGCTTCGTCGAGTCCGCACCGAAGCAGGACGGCCGCAACATGTTGATGGTGCTCGGACCGCTGAAGAAGAAGACCGAGGCACGCGCCGACGTACGCGCGGAGCGTGATCGCCGGGCTGCGGAGCGGGCCGCCGACGCCGAGGCAGAGCGCACCGAGCAGGAAGCCAGGCGGATCCAGGCCGCTGCGGAGCAGGCTCCGCGCCGGCGGCGGGGACCCGCCGACAATCTGGATCCCGACGTCGATCTCTGA
- a CDS encoding phosphoribosyl-ATP diphosphatase: MAGKSFEDLYAELSAKVAAGDPDSSTVKRVEAGVHEIGKKIVEEAAEVWMAAEYQSRDDAALEISQLLYHLQVLMLALELTPEDVYRQL; encoded by the coding sequence GTGGCCGGGAAGAGCTTTGAAGACCTGTACGCCGAACTGAGCGCGAAGGTGGCGGCCGGCGACCCCGATTCGTCGACGGTCAAGCGGGTCGAAGCCGGCGTACACGAGATCGGCAAGAAGATCGTCGAAGAAGCGGCCGAGGTCTGGATGGCTGCCGAATATCAGTCGCGCGACGACGCCGCACTCGAGATCAGCCAGCTGCTCTATCACCTGCAGGTCTTGATGCTGGCGCTCGAACTGACCCCCGAGGACGTGTACCGCCAGCTGTGA